The stretch of DNA CGCGCCCGTCACCGGCGCGGTCGATGAATGCGAAGTCGATTTCTCGCACGCCATGGAAGTGACGCGCATCTTCGAGTCGCCGCGCGTCACAAAACCTTATACCAACGAGCAGTGGCATGCCATCGAGGACCTGGGCCACGTCATCGATGAGGACTTGCGCAGCGGCGACGTGCGCCTGACCATGGGCGGGGAGCCGACTTTCGTGGCCACCAGCGACCGCGATGCGCCCGAATGGAACACCGCGGCGCTGGGCCCCACCAAGCGCGGCTATGCCACCGAACTGGTGCTGCGCCTGCGCGAACGCTACGGCGCCAACGGATTCCTGCATTTCGGCCAGGGCAAATGGTATCCGGGCGAGCAACTGCCGCGCTGGGCGCTGTCCATCTACTGGCGCGAAGACGGACACCCCTGCTGGAACAACCCCAGGCTGTTCGCCGACGAACGCCATCCCGGCCACTACACCGATGTCGACGCCAAGGCCTTCATGATGGCGCTATGCGCCCAACTCGGCCTGGATGCGCGCCACATGCAGCCAGGCTACGAGGACGTGTTCTATTACCTGTGGCGCGAGCGGCGCCTGCCGGTGAACGTCGACCCCTTCGATGCGCGCCTGGACGATGAGCTGGAACGCGACCGCCTGCGCAGAGTGTTCGAGCAGAAGCTGGACAAAGTCGTGGGCTATGCCCTGCCCATTGAGCGCGGCCCGGGTCCGGCCCTGGACGGTCCGGCCTGGGTCACCGGCCCCTGGTTCCTGCGCGACGAGCGCATGTACCTGATGCCCGGCGACTCGCCCATGGGCTTTCGGCTGCCGCTGGACTCGCTGCCGTGGGTCGCGCAAACCGAGCGCCCGCTCACCGTCGAGCGCGACCCCTTCGACGCGCGCGCGGACTTGCCCAGCCCGGCACAAGTCCGCGCCCAGCTGCGCGGCGCACAGGCCGGCGCCGCCGCAAACGGAGCGAATGCGCCAGACGCAGGCGGCACCCAAGCCCGCCCCAAGCGCTTCGAATCGGCCGCCTCGATCACCCGCACGGCCATGTGTACCGAGGCGCGCAACGGCAACCTCTATATCTTCATGCCGCCCCTGCAGGATGCGGAAAATTATCTCGAACTGCTCGCCGCCGTGGAAGGCACGGCCGCCCAGCTGGGGGTGCGCATCGTTCTCGAAGGCTATCCGCCCCCGCGCGATACGCGCCTGAAGGTGCTGCAGGTCACGCCCGATCCCGGCGTAATCGAAGTCAACATCCATCCCGCCTCGGACTGGGAAGCGCTGATCGACCATACCGAGTTTCTCTATGAGGCCGCGTTCCAGACGCGCCTGTGTACCGAAAAATTCATGGTCGACGGGCGCCACACCGGCACCGGCGGCGGCAACCATTTCGTGCTGGGCGGCGCCACGCCGGCCGACAGCCCCTTCCTGCGCCGGCCCGACCTCATCGCCAGCTTGCTGGGCTACTGGCTCAACCACCCCTCGCTGTCCTATCTGTTCTCGGGCCTGTTCATCGGCCCCACCAGCCAGGCGCCGCGCCTGGACGAAGCCCGCAACGACCAGGTCTTCGAACTGGACATTGCCTTGCAGGAGATCCGCAAGCAGCTGGCCGCCTATGGCCAGGTGCCGCCCTGGATGATCGACCGGGCGCTGCGCAACATTCTGGTCGACGTCACCGGCAACACGCACCGCGCCGAGTTCTGCATCGACAAGCTCTATTCGCCCGACAGCGGCACCGGCCGCCTGGGCCTGCTGGAATTGCGGGCCTTCGAGATGCCGCCGCACGCGCACATGAGCCTGGCGCAGCAATTGCTGCTGCGCGGCCTGGTGGCGCACTTCTGGAAGCATCCCTATACCGCGCCCATCACCCGATGGGGCACGGTGCTGCACGACCGCTTCCTGCTGCCCACCTTCGTCAAGATGGATTTCGAGGACGTCATCGCCGACTTGAACAAGGCCGGCTATGCCTTCGATGCCGCCTGGTTCGCGCCGCACTTTGAGTTCCGCTTCCCGCTTTATGGCGAGATCGCCGCGCGCGGCATTGGCCTGGAAGTGCGCGGCGCGCTGGAACCCTGGCACGTCATGGGCGAGGAAGGCGCCGTCGGCGGCACGGTGCGCTATGTCGACGCCTCGCTGGAACGCATCGAGGTCAAGGTCTCGGGCCTGAACGACAGCCGCTACGTCGTCACCGTCAACGGCCGCGCGCTGCCGCTGCAGCCCACAGGCCGGGCCGGCGAGTTCGTGGCCGGAGTGCGCTATAAGGCCTGGTCGCCGCCCTCGGCGCTGCATCCGACCATCGGCGCGCACGCGCCCCTCACTCTGGACATCGTCGACACCTGGTCGCACCATTCGCTGGGCGGCTGCCAGTACTTCGTCGACCACCCCGGCGGGCTCAATCCCGACAAGCTGCCGATCAACGCCTACGAGGCCGAAAGCCGCCGCTTGGCGCGATTCCGTAAAATGGGCCACACACCAGGCCGCCTGACCGCGGCCCCCGCCGTACCCGGCCGCGAATTCCCGTTCACGCTGGATTTGCGGCACGACTGATCCCACACCCCGGCGGCATGCCGCCGGGTGTGAACAGCCCCTTCCCCGACTCCATGCCGCAACTGCTTTTCCAGACCGATCCCGCGCGCGACGCCAGCTCACTGGCGCTGCACGCCGCCCTGCCGGTGCGCGCCGGCCACTACGACGAACTGCGCCTGCCCGCCGGCACGACCGGCACCGCGGCCCTGCGGCCGGCCTGGGCCCGCTTCTTCGAACTGCTGGACCCCAAAGGGCTGCGCGAGATGAACCGCAATGCCGAGGCTGTGTCGCGGCAGATCCAGGAAAACGGCATCACCTACAACATCTACGCCGATGCCGACGGCCCCACGCGCCCCTGGTCGCTGGATCTGCTGCCCTTCATCATCGACCAGGACGACTGGCGCCTGATCGAACGCGGCCTGATGCAGCGGGCCAGCCTGCTCAACCAGATCATGGCCGATATTTACGGCCCGCAGACCCTGCTGGCCCAGGGCCTGCTGCCGCCGGCCCTGGTGCAGGGCCACCCCGGCTACCTGCGCCCGCTGCGCGGCTATACCCCGCCCGGCGGGGTGTATCTGCACATCGTGGCCTTCGACCTGGCGCGCAACAGCGACGGCAACTGGCGCGTGGTCTCGCAGCGCACCCAGGCGCCCTCCGGCCTGGGCTATCTGCTCGAGAACCGCATCACCATTTCCAGCATGTTCCCCGAGGCCTTCAAGCAACTGCGCGTGCAGCGCCTGGCGACCAGCTATCGCCGGCTGATCGACATGCTGCACCAGCTAAGCCCGGCCAGCGCCGACGGCGCGCCCCCGCGCATCGCGCTCCTGACCCCCGGCCCCTACAACGAAACCTATTTTGAGCAGAGTTACCTCGCGCGCTATCTGGGCCTGACCCTGGTCGAAGGCAGCGACCTGCTGGTGCGCGACGACCAGCTCTTTCTCAAAACCCTGCACGGCCTGGAGCGCGTGCACGCCCTGCTGCGGCGCCTGGACGACGATTTCTGCGATCCGCTGGAACTGCGCTCGGACTCGGCGCTGGGCATCCCCGGCCTGCTGCAGGCCATGCGCGCCGGCAACGTGCTGGTGGCCAACGCGCTGGGCACGGGGCCGCTGGAATCGCCGGCCCTGCACGGCTTTCTGCCCGCCATCTCCAAGCGCCTGACCGGCACCCCCCTCCTGCTGCCTTCGCTGCATTCGTGGTGGTGCGGCGAGGCCGCCGCCTGCGAGCAGGCGCTGCCCATGCTGGACCGCGCGGTCATCAAGTCCACCTACCCCGGCAGCCGCCAGCGCAAGGGCTTCGAATCGCAGATCGGCGCCGGCGCCGACGAGAAGCAATTGCGGGCATTGCGCGCGCGCATCGAGCAATCGCCCGATGCGCATACCGTGCAAGCCTACCTGCCCCTGTCGCACGCCCCCACCTGGCACAAAAGCCGCATCGTGCCGCGCGCGGCCATGGTGCGGCTGTTCGCCCTGGCCGACGGGCAGGGCGGCTGGCACGTGCTGCCCGGCGGGCTCACACGCATCGCCAACCGCCAGCAGCGCATCGTGTCCATGCAGCGCGGCGGCAGCAGCATGGACACCTGGGTCACCACCGACGGCCCGGTCGACCCGTTCTCAATGCAGCCCGCCTCGATGCGGCCCGAAGACATCGCCCAGGTACGCCGGCCGGTTTCCAGCCGCGCCGCCGAGAACCTGTTCTGGATGGGCCGTTATACCGAACGCATCGAAAACGACGCGCGCCTGGCCAACGCGACGCTCGGCTGGCTCAACGGCGATCTGAACCCCGAACCTCTGTCCGGCGCATTGGCCAGGCTGTGCATGCGCAGCGGCCTGATGCCGGCCGAGCCGCCGCGCTCGATCCGCGTGTTCGAGCACACGCTGGTGGCCGAGCTCGCGTCCCGCGATCCGCAGCGCGGCTTCGGCCGCAACCTGTCCTCGCTTACCCACGCGGCCGGCCAGATCCGCGACCGGCTCTCGCCCGAACACTGGCAACTGATCGTCTCGGCGGGCGACCGCTACCACCGCCTGATCGCAGGCGACCGCTGCGACACGGCCGCCGCACTCGAAGACGCGGACCAGGACGCACCGCCGCGCACCACCGCCGACGTGCAGCGCGGCCTGCGCCGGCTCAACCGCCAGATACTCTCCATCACGGGCGCGCAGACCGACCACATGACACGCGACGACGGCTGGCGCCTGCTCACTATCGGCCGCCACACCGAACGCCTGGCCACCATGGCCGGCATGCTGGCCACCCTGTTCGAGGACAATGCCATCCTGCGCGATGGCGGCTTCAACCTGCTGCTGCAACTGTTCGACAGCTCCATCACCTATCGCGCGTATTACCAGGGCCGGCACGAAGTCCCCGCGCTGCTCAACCTGCTGGCGCTCGATGCCAACAATCCGCGCTCGCCGGCCTGTTCACTGAAAATGCTGCGCAACACGCTGCCGCGCCTGCCCGGCAACAGCGCCGACCTGCCGGGCCTGCTGCCCGAGCCCGATCTGGGCCTGACCTTGTCACGGCTATGCCAGCGCGACGAACACGGCCGCTACGCCCAGGTGCTGGCCCTGGCGAGCCGCCTGGAAGACGCCGCCTCCGTCCTGTCCGACGAAATCAGCCGACGCTACTTCAGCCACTCGGCCGACGTCGACCAAAGCCTGGCCGCCACCTAGGCCCTGCCATGAATACGCCCGCATCCCGCCCCCTGGCCGTGGTCCACGAGACCCGCTACCGATACGACGCACCGGTCGAACTGGCGCATCACCTGAGCTATCTGCGTCCACGCCAAGACCAGGCCCAGACGGTCGAGGTCCACACCCTGGATATCCTCCCGGTGCCCGGCCGCGTGCAGCAAGACCTGGACGCCCAGGGCAACTGGCGCAGCATCTTCGCCCTGTCGGCTCCGCACGAAGAACTGGTCGTGCGCGCATGCAGCCGCGTCCTCGTGCGCGGGCGCCACCGCGACCTGGACCCGGCCGCCGGCCTGTCCTGGGAGGCGGCCACGGCGCGCCTGCGCTACCGTGCCGGCGCGCCCTACGCGCCCGAAGCCGAATACGCGTTCCCCTCGCCCTACGTGCCACTGCACGGCCTGCTGCGCGACTACGCGCTGGAATCGTTCACGCCCGGCCGGCCGGTCGCGCAAGCCGCCATCGATCTGATGCATCGCCTGCACGCCCGCTTCACCTACGCGCCGGCCAGCACGCAGCTCACCACGCCCATGATCGAAGCCTTCGAGGAAAAGCGCGGCGTCTGCCAGGACTACGCCCACGTCATGCTGGGCTGCCTGCGCGCGCTGGGCCTGGCGGCGCGCTATGTCAGCGGCTACCTGCTGTCCAAGCCGCCCGCGGGCCGGCCGCGCCTGATCGGCGCCGATGCCTCGCATGCCTGGCTGGCGGTGCATTGCCCGGGATTGCCGGACAACGGCGGCTGGCTCGACCTGGACCCCACCAACGACCTGATTCCAAGCACCGAGCACGTCATCCTGGCCTACGGGCGCGACTACGGCGACGTGACGCCGCTGCGCGGTGTGATCCGCGGCGGCGGCGGGCACGAGCTGAGCGTGCACGTGACCGTGATGCCCTGGGACGACGCGCCGGCGCAGTTGGGCCTGCCGCAATAGCGCCGCCCCGCACCGGCATCGGGCGCCGGCACGGCGGCACGGCGGCATCACAACAAAACTGTCATATCTGCTACATATCCAGGAATTAGCATCTGCTCCTGGCTGGTTCGATAGCGTCGCACAGCATGCGCAGCACAGCACCCTCCCCTCTCCATCGCAGGATCACACCGACAGGCCACCGCCGCGCGGGCGATCTGTGCGACACCGTGCCAACCATCGATGCGTCGAGCACCAACGAATTGGTCATGGAACTGTTTTCGGCCCATCGCGGCATGATCAGCCTGGCGGTGATCGAAGACCAGCGCCCCATCGGCCTGATCAACCGCAACATCTTCCTGCTGCAGATGAGCAAGCCCTTCCATCGGGAGCTCTACGACAAGAAAAGCTGCATCGCATTCATGGACAAGGAACCGCTCATCGTCGATGAGGACATGGATATCGACACCCTCACCGGCAGGACGATCGAATACGGGGAAAAGGCGCTGACCGACGGTTTCATCGTCACCCGCGAAAACCGCTTCGTCGGCCTGGGCAACGGCCTGAGTCTCATGCGCGCGGTGGCCGGAATACAGGCCGAGAAAAACCGCCAGACCATGCAGAGCATCGAATACGCCAGCGTGATCCAGCGCGCCATGCTGCGCGCGCCGAGCGAAACCCTGGCGGCGGCGGCAAAGGATTGCGCGTTGGCCTGGGAACCGCGCGATGTGGTCGGCGGAGATTTCTATCATTTTTCGGCTCACGAGAACGGCTGGTTCGGCGCCGTGGCCGACTGCACCGGCCACGGCGTGCCCGGCGCCTTCATGACCCTGATCGCATCGTCGGCCTTGATCAAGGCCATCGAGCAGCTCGGCCCGCGCGATCCGGCGGCGCTCCTGGCCGCGGTGAACCGCAGCGTCAAGACGCTGTTGAGCCAGGTGCGCGACAGCGTCAGCACCCCTCAGTCGGACGACGGCCTGGATGCCGCCTTCTTCTGGTTCGACGCGCAACGCCGCGAACTGTGCTTTTCCGGCGCGCGCATCGCCATGCATATCCTCAAGCCGGGCCAGGAGCAGTTCGAAGTCTTGCCGGGCCAGCGCAAGGGCGTGGGCTATATCGACAGCCCTGCCGATCACGTCTGGACGCAAAGCACCACCGCACTGCCCGAGGGCAGCCTGCTCTTCATCACGACCGACGGATTGACGGATCA from Bordetella sp. FB-8 encodes:
- a CDS encoding SpoIIE family protein phosphatase, coding for MELFSAHRGMISLAVIEDQRPIGLINRNIFLLQMSKPFHRELYDKKSCIAFMDKEPLIVDEDMDIDTLTGRTIEYGEKALTDGFIVTRENRFVGLGNGLSLMRAVAGIQAEKNRQTMQSIEYASVIQRAMLRAPSETLAAAAKDCALAWEPRDVVGGDFYHFSAHENGWFGAVADCTGHGVPGAFMTLIASSALIKAIEQLGPRDPAALLAAVNRSVKTLLSQVRDSVSTPQSDDGLDAAFFWFDAQRRELCFSGARIAMHILKPGQEQFEVLPGQRKGVGYIDSPADHVWTQSTTALPEGSLLFITTDGLTDQIGGPRQIAFGKRRTADIILAHRADPATLICEKLQQALAQWQNTGREPQNRRDDLTLFFARI
- a CDS encoding transglutaminase family protein, yielding MNTPASRPLAVVHETRYRYDAPVELAHHLSYLRPRQDQAQTVEVHTLDILPVPGRVQQDLDAQGNWRSIFALSAPHEELVVRACSRVLVRGRHRDLDPAAGLSWEAATARLRYRAGAPYAPEAEYAFPSPYVPLHGLLRDYALESFTPGRPVAQAAIDLMHRLHARFTYAPASTQLTTPMIEAFEEKRGVCQDYAHVMLGCLRALGLAARYVSGYLLSKPPAGRPRLIGADASHAWLAVHCPGLPDNGGWLDLDPTNDLIPSTEHVILAYGRDYGDVTPLRGVIRGGGGHELSVHVTVMPWDDAPAQLGLPQ
- a CDS encoding DUF2126 domain-containing protein, producing the protein MAIHVALKHVTHYKYDRPVNLAPQVVRLRPAPHCRTPILSYSLQIEPRQHFINWQQDPFANYLARLTFPEKTREFNITVDLVAEMAVYNPFDFFLEASAEHYPFRYEKDLARELAPYLARQPITPLLNQFLERVDKRMQRTVDFLVGINQLLHKEIRYLIRMEPGVQPPEQTLKLRSGSCRDSGWLLVQALRHLGLAARFVSGYLIQLTPDVKALDGPSGTEVDFTDLHAWCEVFLPGAGWIGLDPTSGLLAGEGHIPLAATPEPGSAAPVTGAVDECEVDFSHAMEVTRIFESPRVTKPYTNEQWHAIEDLGHVIDEDLRSGDVRLTMGGEPTFVATSDRDAPEWNTAALGPTKRGYATELVLRLRERYGANGFLHFGQGKWYPGEQLPRWALSIYWREDGHPCWNNPRLFADERHPGHYTDVDAKAFMMALCAQLGLDARHMQPGYEDVFYYLWRERRLPVNVDPFDARLDDELERDRLRRVFEQKLDKVVGYALPIERGPGPALDGPAWVTGPWFLRDERMYLMPGDSPMGFRLPLDSLPWVAQTERPLTVERDPFDARADLPSPAQVRAQLRGAQAGAAANGANAPDAGGTQARPKRFESAASITRTAMCTEARNGNLYIFMPPLQDAENYLELLAAVEGTAAQLGVRIVLEGYPPPRDTRLKVLQVTPDPGVIEVNIHPASDWEALIDHTEFLYEAAFQTRLCTEKFMVDGRHTGTGGGNHFVLGGATPADSPFLRRPDLIASLLGYWLNHPSLSYLFSGLFIGPTSQAPRLDEARNDQVFELDIALQEIRKQLAAYGQVPPWMIDRALRNILVDVTGNTHRAEFCIDKLYSPDSGTGRLGLLELRAFEMPPHAHMSLAQQLLLRGLVAHFWKHPYTAPITRWGTVLHDRFLLPTFVKMDFEDVIADLNKAGYAFDAAWFAPHFEFRFPLYGEIAARGIGLEVRGALEPWHVMGEEGAVGGTVRYVDASLERIEVKVSGLNDSRYVVTVNGRALPLQPTGRAGEFVAGVRYKAWSPPSALHPTIGAHAPLTLDIVDTWSHHSLGGCQYFVDHPGGLNPDKLPINAYEAESRRLARFRKMGHTPGRLTAAPAVPGREFPFTLDLRHD
- a CDS encoding circularly permuted type 2 ATP-grasp protein, which codes for MPPGVNSPFPDSMPQLLFQTDPARDASSLALHAALPVRAGHYDELRLPAGTTGTAALRPAWARFFELLDPKGLREMNRNAEAVSRQIQENGITYNIYADADGPTRPWSLDLLPFIIDQDDWRLIERGLMQRASLLNQIMADIYGPQTLLAQGLLPPALVQGHPGYLRPLRGYTPPGGVYLHIVAFDLARNSDGNWRVVSQRTQAPSGLGYLLENRITISSMFPEAFKQLRVQRLATSYRRLIDMLHQLSPASADGAPPRIALLTPGPYNETYFEQSYLARYLGLTLVEGSDLLVRDDQLFLKTLHGLERVHALLRRLDDDFCDPLELRSDSALGIPGLLQAMRAGNVLVANALGTGPLESPALHGFLPAISKRLTGTPLLLPSLHSWWCGEAAACEQALPMLDRAVIKSTYPGSRQRKGFESQIGAGADEKQLRALRARIEQSPDAHTVQAYLPLSHAPTWHKSRIVPRAAMVRLFALADGQGGWHVLPGGLTRIANRQQRIVSMQRGGSSMDTWVTTDGPVDPFSMQPASMRPEDIAQVRRPVSSRAAENLFWMGRYTERIENDARLANATLGWLNGDLNPEPLSGALARLCMRSGLMPAEPPRSIRVFEHTLVAELASRDPQRGFGRNLSSLTHAAGQIRDRLSPEHWQLIVSAGDRYHRLIAGDRCDTAAALEDADQDAPPRTTADVQRGLRRLNRQILSITGAQTDHMTRDDGWRLLTIGRHTERLATMAGMLATLFEDNAILRDGGFNLLLQLFDSSITYRAYYQGRHEVPALLNLLALDANNPRSPACSLKMLRNTLPRLPGNSADLPGLLPEPDLGLTLSRLCQRDEHGRYAQVLALASRLEDAASVLSDEISRRYFSHSADVDQSLAAT